A window of the Arachis duranensis cultivar V14167 chromosome 5, aradu.V14167.gnm2.J7QH, whole genome shotgun sequence genome harbors these coding sequences:
- the LOC107490045 gene encoding nuclear pore complex protein GP210 isoform X2, with the protein MWEMMANFASFLLLSCVVVLIAFVHETLPYGGSSGPHIADVNLLLPPKMTYPVEYRLQGSDGCFKWSWDHHDILSVLPEYNSSSKCSTSARLRSIAPYSGRKETAVYAADVNTGVVVRCKVFIDNISRIQIFHNSIKLDLDGLATLRIRAFDSEENVFSSLVGLQFMWNLMPEVSGLPHHLVNVPLKDSPLSDCGGLCGDLDIQIMLEENGVFSDLYVVRGVEIGHELVSVLLLEPQLKNLSDEIVLTVAEAMSLDPPSPVFVLVGAVIPYTLKVTRGNVPQVVALPSPHHHWSVSNGSVAQVDSKTGLAYAWNLGMTAIIVEDIRVAGHVQVSSLNVVLPASLSLFLAPLSSTGDPVEEIDSIPQTARWYVVSGHQYLIQIKVFAHAHDAQEIYITENDDIKVYDDHKYFRTFLVSNDIAVKHGWRNSKILKAYSPGLGKFTASLAYPAGTDNKKEIITVVQEIMICDQVMFTLENENRTILLPWAPGVYQDVELKAIGGCAKAVSDYKWLSSDTSTVSVSAFGIVQAKKPGKATIKVFSIYDSLNYDEVLVEVSIPSSMVVLHNFPVETVVGSHLQAAVTMKAANGAFFYRCNVFNSLIKWKAGSESFVIVNSTRDLSYLETATNTQFHSSADGFPCSWTHLYALNPGHAVIHAILSKEYNEYSHGPVVLKASFRVAAYVPLIVQQASDGNKFGGYWLDLAQTKSNKQSHTLEELYLVPGTSLDILLVGGPEQWDKGVDFIETVNVIRQDNALVENGVLVHRLSGSYNSLYGVSCQTLGTFKLLFKRGNLVGDDHPLPSVAEVWLSVTCSIPSHIVVIADEPVNERVIIRAAAQADRSSGQLRNSPVTVANGRTIRVSAAGISDSGEPFANSSSLSLSWELSSCEGLAYWDYAFDIVKSNNWERFLVLQNESGLCIVRATVTGFIGSLEYNTSHLFCERENLLTDAIRLQLVSTLRVDPEFNLIYFNPKAKVNLSITGGSCFLEAVTNDSQVVEVTQPPSGLECFQLILSPKGLGIANLTLYDIGLTPPPRASALVQVADIEWIKIASGEEISLMEGGLQTIDLLAGTNDGRNFLASQFVYMTLHVHVEDGILELLDSDNFSSLVGGHVNAPSFKIRGRHLGITTLHVSAVQHSGHIIQSQAIKVEVYAPPVIHPRDIFLLPGASYVLAMKGGPTLGVNVEYLIENDKIASIDRYSGRLLAISVGNTTIIASVLVNGNNVICEAQSSLRVGVPSTVKLHVQSEQLGVGRKLPIYPLFPEGNLFSFYELCKNYHWTIEDEKILSFKMAESLLSASEESQVSGSGDENDLGFINVLYGRSAGKTSVAVSFSCELSTSRSKPQSRFYSSSLSVTVVPDLPLALGVPITWILPPHYETTSLLPSSSESYSQFDSHNRKGAIIYSLLKSLEKSSLQKDDIFIDGDRIKTTASNNLACIQAKDRNTGRTEIASCVKVAEVSQIRIANKEVLLSVVNLAVGAEFDLPTSLYDYLGNPFYEAYNAVPFYVESNYPDILHTNRTADGKGTVHVKIKVGAHIHPQNPVIHIGSPLNFSVKGLSDTVSGQWFTTNGSVISVDPISGMVKAIGEGSAQVSFQYARSKLQTTITVLKGDTISVDAPKEMLTNVPYPTKGYNFPVKLSISAGSPGGNNGVSFDCRVDPPYVGYVKPWLDLDSGNTYCLFFPYSPEHLVHSVPKLEGSRRDISLSIYASLRQHNRISGSASALFIGGFSVKEMGKNSMQLNLSSVSNRSSITILGNTDVEIQWHHQDLVMVSPIHKEDFGIRGLAQYEVKVLENKRFQDKIIVTLPATGQRVEIGVNYEPEETAPSSGTFDKALIAIILGTLLLSTLIFWIFGFLDGRVRSQRTSALATTSSATAAPTTPERSSPAIVKEMSPRTPQPFVEYVRRTIDETPYYKRERRRVNPQNTF; encoded by the exons ATGTGGGAGATGATGGCAAACTTCGCTTCTTTTTTGTTGCTGAGCTGTGTGGTGGTGCTGATCGCATTTGTGCATGAAACGTTGCCGTATGGTGGTTCTTCTGGACCGCACATTGCAGATGTTAACCTTCTTTTGCCTCCCAAAATGACTTACCCTGTCGAGTACAGGCTTCAAGGAAGTGATGGTTGCTTCAAATG GTCATGGGATCATCATGATATACTATCTGTACTGCCGGAGTACAACTCTAGCAGCAAGTGCTCAACTAGTGCAAGGCTGCGATCAATTGCCCCTTATAGTGGTCGGAAGGAGACTGCCGTTTATGCTGCTGATGTAAATACTGGGGTTGTAGTTCGATGCAAAGTCTTCATTGATAATATATCCAGGATCCAGATATTCCATAATTCTATTAAGCTTGATTTGGATGGACTTGCTACACTACGCATCCGTGCCTTTGACAGTGAAG AAAATGTGTTTTCCTCATTAGTTGGCTTACAGTTTATGTGGAACCTTATGCCTGAAGTCAGTGGATTGCCTCACCACCTTGTTAATGTTCCTCTAAAGGATTCTCCCCTTAGTGATTGTGGAGGACTCTGTGGTGACTTGGATATACAAATAATGCTTGAAGAAAAT GgtgtattttcagatctatatGTAGTAAGGGGAGTTGAGATTGGCCATGAGCTTGTCTCTGTGCTTTTGCTTGAGCCACAGTTGAAGAATTTGTCTGATGAGATTGTTCTCACTGTAGCTGAAGCTATGTCACTTGATCCTCCCTCACCAGTTTTTGTCCTTGTTGGTGCAGTCATTCCCTATACACTTAAAGTCACTCGGGGAAATGTTCCTCAAG TGGTTGCTTTACCGTCACCACATCATCACTGGTCTGTCTCAAATGGTTCGGTTGCTCAGGTTGACTCAAAGACAGGATTAGCATATGCATGGAACTTGGGAATGACAGCTATCATTGTTGAAGACATAAGGGTTGCTGGTCATGTACAAGTTTCTTCACTAAACGTCGTCCTACCAGCTTCGTTAAGTTTATTTCTAGCACCTTTATCTAGTACTGGTGATCCTGTGGAAGAAATCGACTCCATACCTCAAACGGCTCGTTGGTATGTAGTGTCTGGCCATCAGTATCTTATCCAGATAAAGGTTTTTGCACATGCTCATGATGCACAAGAGATTTATATCACCGAG AATGATGATATTAAGGTTTATGATGACCACAAATACTTTAGAACATTTTTGGTTTCAAATGATATTGCTGTCAAACATGGCTGGCGGAATTCTAAAATCCTTAAAGCTTATTCCCCTGGACTTGGAAAATTTACAGCTTCTTTGGCCTATCCTGCTGGGACCGACAACAAAAAGGAG ATTATAACAGTTGTGCAAGAGATTATGATTTGTGATCAAGTGATGTTCACTTtggaaaatgaaaatagaacCATCTTATTGCCTTGGGCCCCTGGTGTTTATCAAGATGTGGAGTTGAAGGCCATAGGAG GTTGTGCAAAAGCAGTGAGTGACTACAAATGGTTGTCTTCAGACACATCTACTGTATCTGTATCAGCATTTGGTATTGTTCAGGCAAAAAAGCCTGGTAAAGCTACCATTAAAGTGTTTTCTATATATGATTCACTAAATTATGATGAG GTCCTCGTTGAAGTCTCCATCCCATCTTCTATGGTTGTGCTTCACAATTTTCCAGTAGAAACTGTTGTTGGATCACACCTTCAAGCTGCTGTGACAATGAAAGCAGCAAACG GTGCCTTCTTTTATAGATGCAATGTCTTTAATTCTTTGATTAAATGGAAAGCTGGAAGCGAGTCTTTTGTAATTGTCAATTCAACTCGGGACTTATCATATTTGGAAACAGCGACAAATACTCAGTTCCATTCATCAGCTGATGGTTTTCCTTGCTCTTGGACACATTTATATGCTTTGAATCCTGGTCATGCTGTGATCCATGCCATACTTTCTAAAGAATATAATGAATACAGTCATGGTCCTGTTGTCTTAAAAGCATCATTTCGTGTTGCGGCATATGTACCCCTTATTGTGCAACAGGCTAGTGATGGAAACAAATTTGGTGGTTACTGGCTTGACTTGGCTCAAACAAAAAGTAATAAGCAATCTCATACGTTAGAGGAGTTATACCTTGTCCCTGGGACAAGTTTAGACATATTACTTGTTGGTGGACCTGAACAGTGGGACAAAGGTGTTGATTTTATTGAAACTGTGAATGTTATACGTCAGGATAATGCTCTGGTTGAAAATGGAGTTCTTGTGCATAGGTTATCTGGTAGCTATAACAGTTTGTATGGAGTTTCATGTCAAACACTGGGAACCTTT AAACTTCTTTTCAAACGTGGGAACTTGGTGGGAGATGACCATCCTCTTCCTTCAGTAGCTGAAGTTTGGCTGTCGGTTACTTGTAGCATTCCTTCTCATATTGTAGTCATTGCTGACGAACCAG TGAATGAACGCGTAATTATTAGAGCCGCAGCTCAAGCTGACCGTAGTTCGGGGCAACTTCGAAATTCCCCTGTTACTGTGGCAAATGGACGCACTATTCGGGTATCTGCTGCTGGTATTAGTGATTCTGGAGAACCTTTTGCAAACTCATCTTCTCTCAGTTTGAGCTGGGAGCTTAGCAGTTGTGAGGGACTAGCATATTGGGATTATGCTTTTGATATTGTGAAGTCCAACAACTGGGAGAGATTCTTGGTCTTGCAAAATGAATCAGGATTG TGCATTGTTCGTGCTACTGTTACTGGCTTCATTGGCAGCTTGGAATACAATACATCTCACCTCTTTTGTGAAAGAGAAAATTTGCTAACAGATGCAATTCGGTTACAG CTAGTTTCTACCCTAAGAGTTGATCCAGAGTTCAACTTGATATATTTCAATCCTAAGGCAAAG GTAAATTTGTCAATTACTGGTGGGAGCTGTTTCTTGGAAGCTGTTACAAATGATTCTCAAGTTGTGGAAGTCACCCAGCCACCATCAGGACTAGAATGCTTTCAACTAATTCTCTCTCCAAAGGGATTAGGGATAGCTAATCTGACTTTGTATGACATTGGGCTAACTCCTCCACCAAGAGCATCTGCCCTT GTCCAAGTAGCAGATATAGAATGGATTAAGATCGCATCAGGAGAGGAGATTAGCTTGATG GAGGGAGGTTTGCAAACTATTGACTTATTGGCTGGTACTAATGATGGAAGGAATTTTCTTGCTTCTCAG TTTGTTTACATGACTCTTCATGTACATGTTGAGGATGGTATACTTGAGCTGCTGGATTCCGACAATTTCTCAAGTCTTGTAGGTGGACATGTTAATGCACCAAGTTTTAAAATAAGGGGGAGACATCTTGGAATTACAACCCTTCAT GTCAGTGCTGTTCAACATTCTGGACATATAATACAGAGTCAAGCTATTAAGGTGGAAGTATATGCACCACCAGTAATACACCCTCGTGATATCTTCCTGCTTCCTGGTGCGTCATATGTG CTGGCCATGAAAGGAGGCCCAACTCTTGGTGTTAACGTTGagtatttgattgaaaatgataaaATTGCAAGTATTGATAGATATTCTGGAAGGCTCTTGGCAATATCTGTTGGGAACACT ACAATTATTGCCAGTGTGCTTGTGAACGGGAACAATGTTATTTGTGAAGCACAGAGCAGTTTAAGGGTGGGAGTTCCATCTACTGTCAAATTGCATGTGCAGAGTGAACAACTTGGGGTTGGCCGCAAATTGCCAATTTATCCATTATTTCCCGAG GGAAACTTGTTTTCATTTTATGAGCTGTGCAAAAATTACCACTGGACTATTGAAGATGAAAAG ATATTGAGTTTCAAAATGGCAGAAAGCTTGCTTAGTGCTTCTGAAGAAAGTCAAGTTAGTGGTTCCGGGGATGAGAATGACCTTGGCTTTATTAATGTCTTGTATGGAAG GTCTGCAGGCAAGACCAGTGTTGCTGTGTCATTTTCGTGTGAACTCTCAACTTCTCGTTCAAAGCCGCAGTCAAGGTTTTACAGTTCATCTTTATCAGTGACAGTGGTTCCTGATCTTCCCTTGGCTTTGGGGGTCCCAATAACCTGGATTCTTCCTCCCCATTATGAAACTACAAGCCTATTGCCTTCATCATCAGAATCTTATTCGCAGTTTGATAGTCATAATCGTAAAGGAGCcattatttattctttattgAAAAGTTTGGAGAAAAGTTCTTTGCAAAAGGATGACATATTCATTGATGGGGACAGAATTAAAACAACTGCAAGTAATAATCTTGCCTGCATTCAAGCTAAAGATCGTAACACAGGAAGAACAGAGATAGCTTCTTGTGTAAAGGTTGCTGAG GTCAGTCAGATAAGAATAGCCAATAAGGAGGTTCTTCTCAGTGTTGTTAACCTTGCTGTTGGTGCAGAATTTGATCTTCCAACTAGCTTATATGATTATTTAG GAAATCCTTTTTATGAAGCATACAATGCAGTGCCTTTTTATGTTGAAAGTAACTACCCTGATATTCTTCACACAAACAGAACAGCTGATGGAAAAGGGACTGTACATGTCAAG ATTAAAGTTGGTGCTCATATACATCCTCAAAATCCAGTCATTCACATTGGAAGCCCTCTTAACTTCAGCGTAAAAG GTTTGAGCGATACTGTTTCTGGACAGTGGTTTACCACAAATGGAAGTGTCATATCGGTTGACCCAATATCTGGGATGGTCAAAGCTATTGGGGAAGGTTCAGCCCAAG TGTCTTTCCAGTATGCAAGATCAAAACTGCAAACAACAATTACAGTGTTAAAAGGAGATACCATTTCTGTTGATGCTCCGAAAGAGATGTTAACTAATGTTCCATACCCTACAAAAGGATACAACTTCCCCGTGAAGCTAAG CATTAGTGCTGGTTCACCTGGAGGAAACAATGGAGTTTCGTTTGATTGTAGAGTAGATCCACCATACGTGGG GTACGTGAAGCCATGGCTGGATTTGGACTCTGGCAACACATACTGTCTTTTCTTCCCTTACTCACCAGAGCATTTGGTGCACTCGGTACCCAAGTTAGAAGGCTCGAGACGAGACATATCTCTCTCCATATATGCTTCCCTTAGACAACATAATCGTATTTCGGGATCTGCTTCAGCACTTTTTATTGGAGGGTTTTCTGTAAAGGAGATGGGCAAG AATTCAATGCAACTGAATCTGTCTTCAGTCTCTAACAGAAGTAGTATAACCATCTTGGGAAATACTG ATGTTGAAATTCAATGGCATCACCAAGATTTGGTTATGGTTAGTCCAATTCATAAAGAAGATTTTGGCATTCGAGGCCTGGCACAATATGAG GTGAAAGTGCTGGAAAACAAGAGATTCCAGGACAAAATCATCGTTACACTTCCAGCTACTG GCCAGAGAGTAGAAATAGGTGTAAACTATGAACCTGAGGAAACAGCGCCGTCCAGTGGAACCTTTGATAAAGCCCTCATTGCAATCATACTGGGGACACTTCTGCTGTCAACTCTCATATTTTGGATCTTTGGCTTCTTGGATGGACGAGTGAGATCTCAGCGAACCAGTGCCCTGGCTACCACAAGCAGCGCCACAGCAGCACCTACCACACCGGAAAGAAGCAGCCCTGCCATTGTAAAGGAAATGTCTCCTCGGACGCCGCAACCTTTTGTAGAATATGTGAGGAGAACTATTGATGAAACTCCATACTACAAGCGAGAAAGGAGAAGGGTTAATCCACAGAATACGTTTTAG